From the genome of Geothrix sp. 21YS21S-4, one region includes:
- a CDS encoding FRG domain-containing protein — protein sequence MLCEYDCQSWRMLQDEVRGLQQEIFSPGPVERLSRSSFLYRGQGDARWGLETTLERHGPSIRTIGDYYRLGEIVKPLIESFTDRRWDAINCIEINKLFSDYQRPHFTPLPNYDYLVHLRHHGFPSPLLDWTRSLHIAAYFACRAPHGDRIAIYAYQEFAGIGKVGSSNAPQIRSQGPYVRTHPRHFLQQAEYTICWQFIDSKWQFVRHESVFDQNLASQDRLWRFTLPASECDRVLQELDLVNINAFSLFQTEDALMEALRRRLLPGPEEAG from the coding sequence ATGCTCTGTGAGTATGATTGCCAGTCTTGGCGGATGCTTCAGGATGAAGTCCGAGGGCTCCAGCAAGAAATTTTTTCGCCAGGTCCTGTCGAGCGCCTGAGCCGATCATCTTTCCTTTATCGAGGCCAAGGCGACGCAAGGTGGGGCCTCGAGACCACGCTGGAACGACATGGTCCAAGCATCCGGACGATTGGCGACTACTATCGGCTCGGTGAAATAGTGAAACCCCTAATCGAGTCATTCACAGATCGCCGCTGGGATGCCATCAACTGCATCGAAATCAATAAACTTTTTAGTGATTACCAGCGACCGCACTTCACTCCATTACCCAACTACGACTATCTTGTACACCTTCGGCACCACGGATTTCCCTCCCCCTTATTGGACTGGACCAGATCCCTCCATATCGCAGCTTATTTCGCCTGCCGGGCACCTCATGGCGACCGAATCGCGATCTACGCCTACCAGGAATTCGCTGGCATTGGAAAGGTTGGATCGTCGAATGCCCCTCAGATTCGGTCCCAGGGTCCCTACGTCCGAACTCATCCGCGGCACTTTCTCCAACAAGCCGAGTACACCATCTGCTGGCAATTCATCGATAGCAAGTGGCAGTTCGTCCGCCATGAGTCCGTCTTCGACCAAAATCTCGCGTCCCAAGATCGATTATGGCGGTTCACGTTGCCAGCCTCTGAGTGCGATCGAGTCCTCCAAGAACTCGATCTAGTTAACATTAATGCTTTCTCTCTCTTTCAGACCGAAGACGCTTTGATGGAGGCCCTTCGTCGCAGGTTACTTCCCGGACCCGAGGAAGCAGGATGA